The following proteins are encoded in a genomic region of Blastopirellula marina:
- the cysK gene encoding cysteine synthase A: MPRSKTFDDACHAIGDTPMIHINRIVPQGGAEVFAKCEWFNPLNSVKDRIGYAMIADGEKRGVVTKDTHIIEPTSGNTGIALAFVCAAKGYKLTLTMPESMSLERRALLRAMGANLVLTPAAEGMKGAISTAAEMVANEEGAWMPGQFDNPANPAIHEATTGPEIWEDMGGKVDALIAGVGTGGTITGVARFIKSKNPEFKAIAVEPKNSPVISGGEPGKHRIQGIGAGFIPNNLDTSVIDETIQVDDEDAFEWARMLAKEEGLVAGISSGAAIWAAAQLAARPEMKGKRIAVVLASVGERYLSTPLFGGLEG; the protein is encoded by the coding sequence ATGCCCCGCAGTAAGACGTTTGACGATGCATGCCATGCCATTGGCGATACCCCGATGATACATATCAATCGGATTGTCCCCCAGGGAGGCGCTGAAGTTTTCGCCAAGTGTGAATGGTTTAATCCGCTGAACAGCGTGAAAGACCGCATCGGCTACGCCATGATCGCTGACGGAGAAAAACGTGGTGTCGTCACCAAAGACACCCACATCATCGAACCAACCTCCGGCAATACCGGCATTGCGTTGGCCTTCGTCTGTGCTGCCAAAGGCTATAAGCTGACGTTGACCATGCCGGAATCGATGTCGCTCGAACGCCGCGCGCTTTTACGTGCCATGGGCGCGAACTTGGTTTTGACTCCGGCCGCCGAAGGAATGAAGGGCGCAATCAGCACGGCTGCTGAGATGGTCGCCAACGAAGAAGGTGCCTGGATGCCTGGCCAGTTTGATAATCCGGCCAACCCAGCAATCCACGAAGCAACTACCGGCCCTGAAATTTGGGAAGACATGGGCGGCAAGGTCGATGCGCTTATCGCGGGCGTTGGTACCGGTGGAACAATAACCGGTGTGGCTCGATTCATCAAATCGAAGAATCCAGAATTCAAAGCGATTGCCGTCGAGCCTAAGAATTCACCCGTGATCAGTGGTGGTGAGCCTGGTAAGCACCGTATTCAAGGGATCGGTGCTGGATTCATTCCGAATAACCTCGACACCTCCGTGATCGACGAAACGATTCAAGTCGACGACGAAGATGCCTTCGAATGGGCTCGCATGTTGGCCAAAGAGGAAGGTTTGGTCGCTGGTATCAGCAGTGGTGCCGCGATCTGGGCCGCCGCACAACTCGCCGCTCGCCCCGAAATGAAGGGCAAGCGAATCGCGGTTGTCTTGGCCAGCGTCGGCGAACGCTACCTTTCAACGCCCCTATTTGGTGGCCTGGAAGGCTAG
- a CDS encoding cupin domain-containing protein: protein MDIVNLNEAPPFTTKDGSEIRELLAHRNSCIEKQSLAEARLPVGASTTAHYHEKTEEIYYITHGQGKMQIGEELLDVSVGDAIAIPPGQVHQITNTGTEILRLLCCCAPAYEHDDTILVDL, encoded by the coding sequence ATGGATATCGTCAACCTGAACGAAGCTCCTCCTTTCACTACGAAAGATGGCTCTGAAATCCGCGAACTGCTGGCTCATCGGAACTCGTGCATCGAGAAGCAAAGCCTGGCCGAAGCGCGACTTCCCGTCGGAGCCAGTACAACAGCGCATTATCACGAGAAGACCGAAGAGATCTATTACATCACGCACGGTCAGGGGAAGATGCAGATTGGCGAAGAACTACTCGATGTGAGCGTCGGGGATGCGATTGCCATTCCGCCAGGTCAGGTCCATCAAATCACGAACACCGGGACGGAAATCCTGCGTTTGTTGTGCTGCTGTGCACCTGCCTACGAGCACGACGATACGATTCTGGTCGACTTGTAA
- a CDS encoding CbiX/SirB N-terminal domain-containing protein, with the protein MRKTTNDDTKLGIIIVDHGSRRAESNDLLLEVVEQFRQTSDFGIVEPAHMELAEPSIAEAFARCVAQGANRIIVHPYFLSPGRHWHEDIPQLAREASANHAGVSFTVTHPLGPHPLMLKIIQDRIEDCLD; encoded by the coding sequence ATGCGAAAAACCACAAACGACGACACGAAGCTTGGCATCATCATCGTCGATCACGGCTCGAGAAGGGCCGAAAGCAATGATCTGCTGCTGGAGGTCGTCGAGCAATTTCGTCAGACGAGCGACTTCGGAATTGTCGAGCCAGCCCACATGGAGTTGGCCGAACCATCGATTGCTGAGGCGTTTGCCCGCTGCGTCGCCCAGGGCGCGAATCGAATCATCGTCCACCCCTACTTCCTGTCCCCCGGCCGGCATTGGCACGAGGACATCCCCCAATTGGCGAGGGAGGCGTCCGCTAACCATGCGGGAGTCAGCTTCACCGTGACGCACCCACTGGGACCTCACCCGCTGATGCTAAAGATCATTCAGGATCGTATCGAAGATTGCCTGGATTAA